Genomic window (Pseudomonas azadiae):
GCTGGATGAATGGCTCAAGGACGTCGCGCCATCCACCGAATTGCGCAAGGCGTTCAAGTCCGGCGCGTTGAGCTTTGCACAGTTCACCCGCGCCTACCGCCAGGAGCTGAGCGCCCAGCCAGCCCACTGGTGGAAACTGCTGGACCTCGCCGAGGCCGGCACGCTCACGCTGATTTATGCCGCCCATGACCCGCAAGCCAACAACGCGGTGGTGCTGGCGCAGTGGCTGGAGCAAGCGCTGGATCGGCGCGCAGAGGTCAGTTCGCCGGTGTGTTATCAGGGGGATTTCCCGAGTTAATAGGGGTGCCTCATCTCGACATCTATCG
Coding sequences:
- a CDS encoding DUF488 domain-containing protein — protein: MIQCKRAYDPASPDDGKRILVDRLWPRNCRKDALVLDEWLKDVAPSTELRKAFKSGALSFAQFTRAYRQELSAQPAHWWKLLDLAEAGTLTLIYAAHDPQANNAVVLAQWLEQALDRRAEVSSPVCYQGDFPS